A section of the Phacochoerus africanus isolate WHEZ1 chromosome 4, ROS_Pafr_v1, whole genome shotgun sequence genome encodes:
- the ILVBL gene encoding 2-hydroxyacyl-CoA lyase 2 produces METPAAAAPAGGFFPSFLFLAFGTLVAALLGAAYRLGLFYQLTHKVDKASIRNGGENVAAVLKAHGVKFLFTLVGGHISPLLVACEKLGIRVVDTRQEVTAVFAADAVARLTGSVGVAAVTAGPGLTNTVTAVKNAQIAQSPVLLLGGAASTLLQNRGALQAVDQMSLFRPLCKFCASVRRVRDIIPTLRAAMAAAQSGTPGPVFVELPIDVLYPYFMVQKEMVPAKPPKGLMGRGVSWYLENHLANLFAGAWEPRPEGPLPLDIPQASPEKVQRCVEILSRAKRPLMLLGSQALLPPTPADKLRVAVETLGVPCFLGGMARGLLGRNHPLHIRQNRSAALKKADVVILAGMVCDFRLSYGRVLSRSSKIIIVNRDRKEMLINSDIFWKPQEAVQGDVGSFVVKLVEGLQGQTWASDWAEELRQADRQKEQTFKEKALMPLAQHLNPVRILQLVEETLPDNSILVVDGGDFVGTAAHLVQPRGPLRWLDPGAFGTLGVGAGFALGAKLCRPDAEVWCLFGDGAFGYSLIEFDTFVRHKIPVMALIGNDAGWTQISREQVPSLGSNVACGLAYTDYHKAAMGLGAQGLLLSRESEDQVVKVLRDAQQQCQDGHPVVVNILIGRTDFRDGSIAV; encoded by the exons ATGGAGACCCCCGCGGCCGCCGCCCCTGCTGGGGGCTTCTTCCCCTCTTTCCTGTTCCTGGCCTTCGGGACGCTAGTGGCCGCCTTGCTGGGCGCTGCTTATCGCCTGGGGCTCTTCTATCAGCTAACGCATAAG GTGGACAAGGCAAGCATCCGGAATGGTGGGGAGAATGTGGCAGCTGTACTGAAGGCCCATGGTGTGAAGTTCCTTTTCACACTGGTTGGTGGGCACATTTCCCCACTGCTGGTGGCCTGTGAGAAGCTGGGCATTCGTGTGGTGGACACCCGCCAAGAAGTCACGGCCGTCTTTGCTGCCGATGCTGTGGCCCGCCTGACTG GGTCTGTGGGCGTGGCGGCAGTGACGGCAGGCCCTGGCCTTACCAACACAGTGACTGCGGTGAAGAACGCCCAGATAGCCCAGTCCCCGGTCCTGCTTCTGGGTGGGGCTGCCAGCACCCTGCTGCAG AACCGGGGTGCACTCCAGGCTGTCGATCAGATGTCCCTGTTCCGGCCACTCTGCAAGTTTTGTGCTTCTGTGCGAAGGGTGAGAGATATCATCCCCACCCTGAGGGCTGCGATGGCTGCTGCTCAGTCGGGCACCCCTG GCCCAGTGTTTGTGGAACTGCCTATTGACGTGCTGTACCCCTATTTCATGGTTCAGAAGGAGATGGTGCCAGCTAAGCCGCCCAAGGGCCTCATGGGTCGAGGAGTCTCCTG GTACTTAGAAAATCACCTGGCTAACCTCTTTgcaggagcctgggaacctcggccTGAGGGGCCTCTGCCTCTGGACATCCCCCAGGCTTCCCCTGAGAAG GTTCAGCGCTGTGTGGAGATCTTGAGCCGGGCCAAAAGGCCCCTTATGCTCCTTGGGAGCCAGGCCCTGCTGCCCCCAACACCCGCAGACAAACTTAG GGTTGCCGTGGAGACCCTGGGTGTCCCCTGCTTCCTGGGGGGGATGGCTCGGGGACTGCTGGGTCGCAACCATCCCCTCCACATCCGGCAGAACCGCAGTGCCGCCCTGAAGAAGGCAGATGTCGTCATCCTGGCAG GAATGGTGTGTGACTTCCGCCTGTCCTATGGCCGTGTCCTCAGCCGCAGCAGCAAGATCATCATTGTCAACCGTGACCGGAAAGAGATGTTGATCAACTCAGACATATTCTGGAAGCCGCAGGAGGCTGTGCAGG gaGACGTGGGCTCTTTCGTGGTCAAGCTGGTGGAGGGCCTTCAGGGCCAAACGTGGGCCTCGGACTGGGCAGAGGAGCTGCGGCAAGCTGATCGGCAGAAGGAGCAGACCTTTAA GGAGAAGGCATTGATGCCTCTAGCCCAGCACCTAAACCCAGTGCGGATCCTGCAGTTAGTGGAGGAAACTCTGCCAGACAACTCTATCCTGGTGGTTGATGGTGGGGACTTCGTGGGGACTGCTGCCCACCTGGTGCAACCCCGTGGCCCCCTGCGCTGGCTTGATCCTG GCGCCTTTGGGACTCTAGGGGTTGGTGCAGGATTTGCACTTGGGGCCAAACTGTGTCGGCCAGATGCTGAG GTCTGGTGCCTGTTTGGGGATGGAGCCTTTGGCTACAGCCTCATCGAATTTGACACCTTCGTCAGACACAAG ATCCCAGTGATGGCCTTAATAGGGAATGATGCTGGTTGGACCCAGATTTCTCGGGAGCAGGTGCCCTCTCTGGGCAGCAATGTGGCCTGTGGCCTGGCTTACACTG ATTATCACAAGGCAGCCATGGGACTGGGGGCCCAGGGCTTGCTGCTTTCACGAGAGAGTGAGGATCAGGTGGTCAAGGTGCTGCGTGATGCCCAGCAGCAGTGCCAAGATGGCCACCCGGTTGTGGTCAACATCCTCATCGGGAGGACAGACTTCCGAGATGGCTCCATTGCCGTGTAG
- the LOC125124602 gene encoding olfactory receptor 10T2-like yields MGHLPPPLWPPTVIMHLEQPSLLLFFLFQAQSSPRAFVRVVVSTRNILPPCILSMDFRVSFQALRAPEKQRENATWLVTQFVLVGFSNLPDLRTPLFALFFFIYLVTLSGNVTIITIIHVDRTLHTPMYCFLALLSLSETCYTLVTIPNMLAHLLMENQAISIPGCRAQMFFFLGLGCSHCFLLTLMGYDRYVAICHPLRYSVIMRPTFCLCLGILVFCSGFSVALIETSLIFSSPFCHSDRVEHFFCDIAPVLKLSCAESASKALAIFFLSILVVLVSFLLILLSYAFIVATIVRIPSAAGRHKAFSTCAAHLTVVIVHFGCASIIYLRPESRGNPDQDRLVAVFYTVVTPLLNPVVYTLRNKEVRVALSRTLGAKPRNFKITLAQRSRFSFS; encoded by the exons ATGGGCCACCTCCCACCACCTCTGTGGCCCCCAACTGTCATCATGCACCTGGAgcagcccagcctcctcctcttt TTCCTGTTCCAGGCACAgtccagccccagggcctttgtacGGGTTGTTGTGTCTACCCGAAACATTCTTCCCCCATGTATCCTCTCGATGGATTTCCGAGTTTCCTTCCAGG CCCTACGG GCTCCTGAGAAGCAGCGGGAAAATGCCACCTGGCTGGTGACACAGTTCGTGTTGGTAGGTTTTTCTAACCTCCCAGACCTGAGGACCCCTCTCTTTGCACTGTTCTTCTTCATATACCTGGTCACCCTCAGTGGCAATgttaccatcatcaccatcatccatgTGGATCGGACCCTTCATACTCCTATGTACTGCTTCCTGGCCCTCCTGTCACTCTCTGAGACCTGCTACACACTGGTCACCATCCCCAACATGCTGGCTCATCTGCTCATGGAGAACCAGGCTATCTCCATCCCTGGCTGTAGGGCTCAGATGTTCTTCTTCCTGGGCTTGGGATGCAGCCACTGCTTTCTCCTTACCCTGATGGGTTATGACCGCTATGTAGCCATCTGCCATCCCCTGCGCTATTCAGTAATAATGAGACCCACATTTTGCCTCTGCCTGGGAATACTGGTTTTTTGCTCAGGGTTCTCGGTGGCCTTAATCGAGACCAGCCTGATCTTCTCCTCACCCTTCTGCCACAGCGACCGTGTGGAACACTTCTTCTGCGACATTGCCCCGGTCCTGAAGCTCAGCTGCGCTGAGAGTGCCAGCAAAGCGCTGGCCATCTTCTTCCTGAGTATCCTTGTGGTGTTGGTCtctttcctcctcatcctcctctccTATGCCTTCATTGTGGCCACTATTGTGAGGATCCCGTCGGCAGCAGGACGGCacaaggccttctccacctgcgCCGCCCACCTCACGGTGGTCATTGTGCATTTTGGCTGCGCCTCCATCATCTACCTGCGGCCTGAGTCCAGGGGAAACCCGGACCAGGACCGCCTGGTGGCTGTGTTCTACACGGTAGTGACGCCGCTGCTGAACCCGGTGGTGTATACTCTGCGCAATAAGGAGGTGAGGGTGGCCCTGAGTAGGACCCTGGGGGCGAAGCCtcggaattttaaaataacacttgCTCAGCGTTCCCGCTTCAGCTTTTCCTGA